From Kiloniellales bacterium, one genomic window encodes:
- a CDS encoding glucose-6-phosphate isomerase, with product MTYEQHCGTCLAASIGEGGLTDETLARTLGAAAPSLTRLGAAWRAQDLAQLPVPRGGQDLAACLPVAEAYRESFDEVLVLGMGGSSLGGQTLATLSDPRRSSGPRLRFLANVDPHSFETLIEGSDLARLGLIVISKSGGTAETMAQFLVLLQRLREAQGDTDLARRITVISDPGDNPLRRIAARFGLPCLDHEAAVGGRFSVLTNVGLLPTMIAGLDAAAVRAGAEEALGRSLSAAQPADSPAALGAAISVGLLNERHIAQSVLMPYADRLASLSQWYRQLWAESLGKDGKGTTPIDALGTVDQHSQLQLYLAGPRDKMFTLVRLATEGEGPAVDPALVADSPLAYLGGRRLGDLMAAMARATADTLANNGRPVRVFTLERLDEAVLGGLFAHFMLETLITADLLGVDPFGQPAVEEGKVLARRYLAETAP from the coding sequence ATGACCTATGAGCAGCATTGCGGGACCTGCCTCGCCGCCAGCATCGGCGAGGGCGGACTGACCGACGAGACTCTGGCGCGCACCTTGGGCGCGGCCGCGCCGAGCCTGACGCGCCTCGGCGCCGCCTGGCGGGCGCAGGACCTGGCGCAGCTGCCGGTGCCCCGGGGCGGGCAGGACCTGGCCGCCTGCCTGCCGGTCGCCGAGGCCTACCGCGAGTCCTTCGACGAGGTCCTAGTGCTCGGCATGGGCGGCTCCTCCCTGGGCGGCCAGACGCTGGCGACCCTGAGCGATCCGCGGCGCTCCTCCGGTCCGCGGCTCCGCTTCCTCGCCAACGTCGATCCCCACAGCTTCGAGACCCTGATCGAAGGATCCGATCTCGCCCGGCTCGGCCTTATCGTAATCTCCAAGTCGGGCGGCACGGCGGAGACCATGGCGCAGTTCCTGGTGCTCCTGCAGCGCCTGCGGGAGGCGCAGGGTGACACCGACCTGGCGCGTCGGATCACGGTGATCAGCGACCCGGGGGACAATCCTCTGCGCCGCATCGCGGCCCGCTTCGGCCTGCCGTGCCTGGACCACGAGGCCGCGGTCGGCGGGCGCTTCTCGGTGCTGACCAACGTCGGACTGCTGCCGACCATGATCGCCGGGCTGGACGCGGCGGCGGTGCGCGCCGGGGCCGAGGAGGCGCTCGGCCGGAGCCTCTCGGCGGCCCAGCCGGCGGACTCGCCGGCGGCCCTGGGCGCTGCCATCTCGGTCGGCCTCTTGAACGAGCGCCACATCGCCCAGAGCGTGCTCATGCCCTACGCGGATCGCCTGGCGAGCCTCTCGCAGTGGTACCGCCAGCTCTGGGCCGAGAGCCTGGGCAAGGACGGCAAGGGAACCACGCCGATCGACGCGCTGGGCACGGTCGACCAGCACAGCCAGCTGCAGCTCTATCTCGCCGGCCCCCGGGACAAGATGTTCACCCTGGTCCGTCTGGCGACCGAAGGCGAGGGTCCGGCCGTCGATCCCGCGCTGGTCGCGGACAGCCCGCTCGCCTATCTGGGCGGGCGCCGGCTCGGCGACCTCATGGCGGCCATGGCGCGGGCCACGGCCGACACTCTGGCCAACAACGGCCGGCCGGTCCGGGTCTTCACCCTGGAGCGGCTCGACGAAGCGGTCCTGGGCGGCCTCTTCGCCCACTTCATGCTGGAGACGCTGATCACAGCCGACCTTCTGGGCGTCGATCCCTTCGGCCAGCCCGCCGTCGAGGAAGGCAAGGTGCTGGCGCGGCGCTACCTCGCGGAGACCGCGCCGTGA